GACCGGAGCTGTTCCAAAATCTGCCATGTCCTGGAGATCGGCTGCGGTGCCGGAGCCATCTCCCTGTCGCTTTTACGCTCATGTAAATGTAATAGTGTAAGCTTTGCTGAATAATACTTTGGCTTTGCAAACATTCTTTGCAAGCTTTTTAAATTTGGCGCCAAACGTTTTTCGCGGGAGATTACAAGAATAATGAACATTCAAATACAACAGGTTCAAGTCGTGGCGATCGACACTAACATGATAGCCTGTCAATTGACACTACATAACGCTAAGAATCTGGGCCTCGAGGATTGCTTGACAATTTTGCACGCGACACTGGAGTCGAACGGGGAGATCGTCTGCACATCGAATTTGTCGAACGACCGAGTGTTCGATTTACAGGAGGAAACCTTTGACTTTATCGTTAGCAACCCGCCGTGTGTTCCGACGAGCGAACTTCCCAAGTGGCAAAAGGAGTAAGTGGTAcatttcatattattatatacaacGTTGAtggcaattttttaattacgtTTTTAGATACGAAGACTATCAAGCTCGAAACGGTGGTAAAGACGGCTTGAGAGTCATAAGGCCGCTGTTGATGTACGCATCGAAGAGATTAAAGAAGGACGGCATACTTTTGATGGAGGTTCTTCCACAACAAACTGAACAGATCAGAAGTTTGACGGAGAAGCAGTATCCGTTGATATTGAAATTCGATCACGTTTACAAAGACTTATCGAACGACGAGAGGGTTGtggaaatttcgaaaattggataataattatacatgagtcgaaaattttaaagacattaataacagataaaaacggtaaatatttattgataatatcAGTTTAATGATAATACTGCATAATTGAAAGAGAGAGCTCGCATTAACATTATTCCTCTCGTTCATTGTACATTAGGCGCTTTTGTGTAATGCAATACTTTCTTAAACGATTGCTGTTTAAACAGCAATTCGAAAAAACCAACAACTTTTGCAAGTGTTCAAACTCATGATATATAAAGCTTCGGTGTAGTTTTCTTCTTAAGACTTAAATCACATAAGTGTGTAGgaatgtgtgcgtgtgcctTCGTGAGTTGAGAAAGTCGAAGACCTTTATTCTACAAACTCTTTCGGAAAAATATCTtcataaacaattttattttcgttgtTCAACTATTT
The sequence above is a segment of the Nasonia vitripennis strain AsymCx chromosome 3, Nvit_psr_1.1, whole genome shotgun sequence genome. Coding sequences within it:
- the LOC100120127 gene encoding MTRF1L release factor glutamine methyltransferase; translation: MLPLKVLKKSASCSNLLSTCLKCTKDIAQPPSPAVFQASCHEAADHPVGPLNVLSTYWKHRFETEGVSQPMESIEHIIAHVIKDKEAKQRESLDDMQLEKLKLLCNRRLSKMPLEYCTEESDFRDTKLKLSAPIFIPERQTEILVDLLLKHVDRSCSKICHVLEIGCGAGAISLSLLRSCKCNSVQVVAIDTNMIACQLTLHNAKNLGLEDCLTILHATLESNGEIVCTSNLSNDRVFDLQEETFDFIVSNPPCVPTSELPKWQKEYEDYQARNGGKDGLRVIRPLLMYASKRLKKDGILLMEVLPQQTEQIRSLTEKQYPLILKFDHVYKDLSNDERVVEISKIG